The genomic DNA TGGGTCGCGAATCACTGTCATTCCGAATGGTGTCGACACAACCATCTTTCATCCTGAAGTGGACACCTCGGCAGTCCGTGAAAAGTACCGTTTACATGATACGTGTGTGGTTCTATTTGCAGGTCATCTAGAAATATGGGCCGGTCTGTCTCTGATAATCGACTTGGCCCAGAGACTCGATCACGAGGGTATGAGGGCTACCATCCTCCTTGTCGGCACTGGTGACTATGTTTCAGACCTCTTCGCCAAGCTTGTGAAACAGAACCTCGGCCACATGGTAATCCACGCAGGCCTTCAGCCCTATTCGAGTATGCCCGCTTTCGTAGCTGCCTCTGACATCGCACTGTGCATTTTTCCTGATACACCTCTCTCACATGCTGCTTCACCTCTCAAGCTCTTCGAGTACATGGGGGGCGGTAAGGCCATTGTTGCAACCCGGGTGGCGGGGACTCAGGAGGTGGTGGATGACACGCATGCAGTCCTCGTTCCTCCCCGGTCAATCTCGGCAGTCTGCGATGCCGTGGTCCGCCTCTGTGGTGACCCGCGGCTGAGGACTGAACTGGGGTCGCGGGCGAGAGCTCTTGCAATTGAGAGGCATGACTGGAACCATCTCTCCCATCTTTTCATGAGGGAATGCGAGAGAGTGCTAAGACATTGAGAGACCTTTTGTGTAGGAGGCCGCGTCAATGCCATCTGCGATGTTACTGAGGGTTGCAATACTGTCTCCGCTTCCTCCGCAGAAGACTGGAGAGTCGCCTTACACCGAGCGGTTGATCCGAAGTCTGCTCGAAACAGAACGAGTCCGCATTCTTGCCATAGCTGGGCCAGACACATATGGGTTGCAGGACAACTCGGGACGCCTTGAGAGCGCTCTGGTCTGGCGTGGCCAAGACATCTTCTATCCAATACGGTTGCTCGGACTGCTAAAGCGTTGGCGTCCACACCTTCTGCATGTGCAGTTCGGGCCGCATGGTCAGGTCTACGGCGGCATGTACGGCGAGTGGATGCTGTTTCTGCTCCTTCTCTGCAGGTTGATCGGCATACCCACGACAATGACCCTTCACAGCACATTCATGCCGAATCAGGTGCTGAGTCGCATGAGTGTGTCCCACGGCAAGGGGGTAGTTGCACGCTTGGCGGTAATCCTATTCAGGATGTATATGCGTCTTCTTGATTGGAGCACCTCTTCAATCCAGCTCAGCACTGCCAAGATCGACTCGACACTCAGAAGGAGGTTCATTCAGGAGTTTGGACTGGCGCAAGAAAAGGTGTTGGAGATTCCTCATCCATGCAGAACAGATGTGACACCCATGGAGAGAGATGAGGCGCTCAAGAGCCTGCTACTGTCCGGCCGGGACGTGATTCTTGTCTTTGGCTTCATTCGGAGAGGGAAGGGCATCGAGGTCGCAATTCGTGCCATGCCCGCTGTGGCGCGTGCTCACCCCAATGCGCTTCTGCTCATCGCGGGCTCTGCGATTGACATGGACGGACAGAAATACCTCGTGCAACTGAAAGCACTGGTTCGTGAGCTGCATCTTGAGACTCATGTTCGTTTCGACACTCTCTTCATCCCTGAGGAGTCTGTGCGTGCCTACTTCTGCGGATCTCAGGTCTTACTGCTGCCCTATGTCGAGAGTGTTGGTGCTAGCGGACCAATGCACAACCAGGCGGCGTTTGGGGTCCCAATGGTTGCCTCGGACGCCGGATTGCACATGTCCGAGTCTCTAGGCGGAAACATCATCCTATTCAGGACTGGGGACTCGGATGACTTGGCCAGCAAGCTGATCTCCGCTCTAGATTGCAGGACGCATACGATAGAACTGGGGCGAAGAATCAGAGCGTATGCCCTTCGTGAGGGATGGGATGTGGCCGCGAGAAGAACACTGAGCAACTATGCGAAGACACTGCCTCTCTTGAAGTCGATCCGATGAGATGTCTGTGGTTAGGGCAGGTTCAAAAGTCCCTCCTGCTCTGTCTGTGCTGATAAGCAGTTTGTTGGGATGAGAATGCAGTCGACCGCTGTCATAGCACGAGGCACAACTCTGCTTCTCGTCCAGTCGCTCTTCTCTGGCTCTTTCAGACTCGTCAATGTCATGCTGTTGACACGTCTTCTGCCACAGACGGAAGTAGGTCGCATCGCAGTGCTGGCCATCATCTATGGCTATATGCAATTCATGGGGGCGGCCGGGCTCAATCATGCAATGCCTCGTTTCGTGCCCGAACTGGAGAAGGCTGGCGGCAGAGCCCTTCGTTCGCTCTTCGCTGCTTCAGTCTTGGTGATAGTCTTCGCATCAGCGCTGCTACTGGTCGCATTCTCCGCTCTCTCTCCTGCTCTGGTGTCCAGCGGCCTGCTTGATTCAAACCTGGTTTTTCTTCTGTATTGTATCGCGCCGCTGTCTTCGCTGGGTGTCTTCTCCGACTCCTTCCTGCTTGCAAGGTATTCCGTCAGACCTCTGGCGATAGGACGGCTAGTCTTCGACACGATGCGGATGGCTCTCACCGTTATCTTGGTAATCCTTGGCATGGGAGTGGTCGGCGTGCTCCTCGGTTGGTTGGCGGCTGAGTTGTCGGGCCTTGCGGTATTCGTTCCATTCAGCCTGCGGTCGCTACCTTCCAACGAAGGCATACTGAGACTGCGTCCTGTGCTCGCCTTTGCTCTGCCAAGCCTACTCTTTCAGACAATAGACGTCACCATACAGAACACGGACCGCATGGTTCTGCTTCAACTCACAGACCTTGCCTCTCTTGGAGTCTACGACGTGATACTGGGTATGCTCTTCATGCTCAGTTTTGTTGCTCTGTCTCTATCCGTTTCTCTCTATCCCGTCTTGACACGACTCGAGATTGGCAACACCGCTGGGATGCATGAGGCCCCTGTTGTCTCTGCTCCTGCCAGTCTCCTGATACGATATGTGCTGCTCATTCTCCTGCCAGTTTCCATAGTCCTCTCCATGAACGCAGAACGGACCCTGAGTCTAGTCTTTGGCACAAGCTACTCGTCCTTTCCCGGTGCTTCGCTCTCCTTCGGACTGGTGGTTGTGTTCTACTCTCTGTGGGGCGTGACATATGCTCTCCACACCATCTTGAGGTCAATGGACGAGTCTCACTTCTTCTGGTCGGTCGGTCTAGCGGTCATTGGGGTCGAACTACTTGTCTGCTGGTCGCTCGTACAGTGGCTAGGTCTGCTGGGTGCTGCCGTTACAAGGTGTGTCTATATCTCCATCTTGTTGTCAACGGCCCTCACCAGGCTCAAGAGACGGGGTGTGGCTCTCCAGGGACGGCTTGGTACCACAGTGTCACGTGTTGTGCCCGCATCAC from Candidatus Thorarchaeota archaeon includes the following:
- a CDS encoding glycosyltransferase family 4 protein; this encodes MNPRETSRLSRVLVFAEHFPPFLGSDRTVFELSSRLADRGIRVHYVTTQPLRYLLGARPPDWSYKENWTKGPPKIHRLISAEYLLVGPRVERLWRRFVPLAYLLTVVLFIMRSLWTAAHFKPDVMIGVHATPIVGLVAAATSRMTMCPLLMGCPDWMTAYAAGLKSSSISSIGPVFLQKIETALYRVSDRVFASTHFLKRLLVSHGVRGSRITVIPNGVDTTIFHPEVDTSAVREKYRLHDTCVVLFAGHLEIWAGLSLIIDLAQRLDHEGMRATILLVGTGDYVSDLFAKLVKQNLGHMVIHAGLQPYSSMPAFVAASDIALCIFPDTPLSHAASPLKLFEYMGGGKAIVATRVAGTQEVVDDTHAVLVPPRSISAVCDAVVRLCGDPRLRTELGSRARALAIERHDWNHLSHLFMRECERVLRH
- a CDS encoding glycosyltransferase encodes the protein MPSAMLLRVAILSPLPPQKTGESPYTERLIRSLLETERVRILAIAGPDTYGLQDNSGRLESALVWRGQDIFYPIRLLGLLKRWRPHLLHVQFGPHGQVYGGMYGEWMLFLLLLCRLIGIPTTMTLHSTFMPNQVLSRMSVSHGKGVVARLAVILFRMYMRLLDWSTSSIQLSTAKIDSTLRRRFIQEFGLAQEKVLEIPHPCRTDVTPMERDEALKSLLLSGRDVILVFGFIRRGKGIEVAIRAMPAVARAHPNALLLIAGSAIDMDGQKYLVQLKALVRELHLETHVRFDTLFIPEESVRAYFCGSQVLLLPYVESVGASGPMHNQAAFGVPMVASDAGLHMSESLGGNIILFRTGDSDDLASKLISALDCRTHTIELGRRIRAYALREGWDVAARRTLSNYAKTLPLLKSIR
- a CDS encoding oligosaccharide flippase family protein, whose translation is MRMQSTAVIARGTTLLLVQSLFSGSFRLVNVMLLTRLLPQTEVGRIAVLAIIYGYMQFMGAAGLNHAMPRFVPELEKAGGRALRSLFAASVLVIVFASALLLVAFSALSPALVSSGLLDSNLVFLLYCIAPLSSLGVFSDSFLLARYSVRPLAIGRLVFDTMRMALTVILVILGMGVVGVLLGWLAAELSGLAVFVPFSLRSLPSNEGILRLRPVLAFALPSLLFQTIDVTIQNTDRMVLLQLTDLASLGVYDVILGMLFMLSFVALSLSVSLYPVLTRLEIGNTAGMHEAPVVSAPASLLIRYVLLILLPVSIVLSMNAERTLSLVFGTSYSSFPGASLSFGLVVVFYSLWGVTYALHTILRSMDESHFFWSVGLAVIGVELLVCWSLVQWLGLLGAAVTRCVYISILLSTALTRLKRRGVALQGRLGTTVSRVVPASLVAGAAFYVLSPDTLLSAALTLSLALLLCYALLILTKEPIPLDFVIARHILPKKLHRFLNYIETRQC